GAAAACCTTGCAACTCTACTGGACATGAATAATGACACCTTTTCAAATAACTTGCACTTATGCCAGGTTCATAAAGGTTACTATTAAAAATATTGCAAACCCAGTAAAAACACAATGATAGAGTACAAAGTCTTTTTTCAAAGTCAAACTTTAAAAAGATCTGTATTTACACAAAGGAATAATATTTTTTAGTGCCCTCTGATTGGTACTGTTTTTCAGgataatctaattttagaaatctaaattgaacattttcatcatttttctgcTTCAGGATAGAAGACACTGAGGACAtacagaataaattttaaaaacaggattGGGTAAAAACTTTATAAAGTAGAACAGTAAACATTTTACACACTTTATTACCCTGCCAAAGATAAAAATGACCCATTGCTCTATCTTCCTCTATTTAACTGAAATTTCTAGATAATTATCTCAACTACCTATCCTTTGTCTACATAGAAAGTTTTTTAGACCAAAGTATAaagattttagattttttaacaAAATCCAAAGTATCAGTAagccatttttcattttctaaatatgttTAAAGAAATGCTATTTTTCAATATAAAACCCCAAAGTGTTGAAATAAGACACATTAATAACATGCCTGGCCAATTACTGACTTGACTTTAGCATCAGAGGAATATGATACAATTGGCTGCTGAGTTCCAAATTTAAGCATTTGGTTTTATATTGTAATACTGTTCTTTCTAATACAGATATTAAAGAAAAtgagctttttctttaaaaaaaaatgaataataaagaatTTTAGCCATAATACAAAtcaattttggggggaaaatccATGTCAAGATaggaaatagatttttaaaatcttagactAATTGCtataaaagaattataaaaatgtaaatttctgaaaaaaatacactgaaaatgtTTATCTAGgaaaaaatacaaggaaaatatTCATTACTATGGGGTACAGTCAACTATGGACCTGGCTtatgatactttaaaaattcacaaaaacTAATTAGCACCAAAAGTGTCTAAAACTCCAAATGATATACTGAAGTGATTCCAAGCCCAAGTATTACATTATAAAAAAGTTACATTTAACTTGGGAAGTTTCCTcagttataataaatatatttcttttcaatctTTAGAAAATGTGCTAGCTTTACTgattttcatcaaaatattaAGGTAGTGTATAGAAGTTGTCATTTACATTAGTTTTGGCTGAGCAGGGACAATGGAAACTCAAGTTATTTCCCAGAAAATATGGATTTATTTGGTTGGGATAAGTGAGGAGCAATTCTCCAGTTAAAATTTTTTGCTCCttgtttcatgcttttttttctaaaatgttttattagaGCTTTTACAAGATCTATATTGTCTGATTTGAATTTTGTATCCTACTTTCCCTGCTCACTTTTTGGTGTTATTTAAGGTTTGGCATGGGAATAGGAGTATTTAAAAGTGGGCACAGATCACAGTAGTGAAACAAGAGTTACGAATAAGCTACTATATATATGTTCAACCCTCTTAAAATtgagtgaatttaattttaaacatcAACTTACAAATTTAATTGCAAAACAACAACACACAATTTGAAACAAGGCAAACTTTTCAGCCTTTATGTAGTGAAATATATGACTTCACTAATTATGTATCTGGCTACCAAATGTCAAATGATAGTTCATTTGGCCATATTTTACTGCTGCACATAAATAATGACAAGGCAAAGAATAGCAACTAGTCCAAGGGCTGGTAGGCCAAGGAACCACAGCATAACCCAAAAGAAGATGACTATTACTGGTTCTACAATTTGTTCTCCAAAATACATCCTTGTGAAGCCCATGTTGACGAGGCTTTTGTTCAGTTCACCAAAAAGTGTCCCCATCCTTTTGTAGTCATCTCCAACAGGCTCGCCAGTGTGGTTTTGTGATTCTTCAATAtcctttggaaaacaaaaacaagacaaaatataaacataaaatgagaaacaGGTGAAGGTCTTTTAAGAGTAATGACCATTTCATAGTTCTTTATCTTCCAGAGTATGTACTGGGCATACTTCTGATAACCATTCAATAATACCTGGGAATGTTCCTTTTGATTGTCACCCAGAACAGCTGTGACTGTGATCACTTTTCAAGAATATGGAAAGCACTGATTTATTGATTTGTGTGGTCTTGACACTGACTGGACACTCAACTACTAGAACACTGATTTACAAGATGAAGGAAGTAGCTGATCATTTCCATTCATTTTCTAGTTCCCTGGAATTGCACAAAACTTATTAAGTGAAAAATCATGTTCGTATTGTTCTTATCAATGACTGTGATTACAGAACAACCTTTTTATACCAATCGCACGTTCTGAGGCAGGCTCTGGATTGCTCTGTCCTGCTATAAGTAAGCTTCTTTTTAGTCCATTCCTTTGACACTAAGACTTCAAGGACCCAGTCTCATCTCTCCGGAACAGAGCTTGCTGCTACTGTTGAACAATTCTCAGCTATTATGGCTGTGATCTTTTGATTTTGGCTGGGAAGCTAAGAAGAATTCAGTGTAGGTCCTTGATGTCCTAAGTGCTTATTAATTGCATCAGGAGAAACTCCCACAAAGGAATAGTTTTGTATAGTAAGCCTAAAAGTTTACCTAGGTATCAGTTCCCCAGAAAATGTCCATGTGTACCCAATTACACATACCAAAAATTATGTGCTATTTCTATTACCTCTCAGTCTTACTACAATTAGGGTCTTTATACTACTATCTCTAGTAGACAGATATTAAGCTACTATCTCCCAGCTTCAACCCCACTCTGTGAAATTCTACAAACACATCTGGCTCCCTGTTAGGCTCTGCCAGTAGAGGAGCCAGAGGCACTGCACACcaagaggagggggaagggacTTGCTCTTTCTTGTTCGCCTCTCATGGGTTTCTGGAGCCTCTCGGTCTCACTCCAGTGACAGTTCACTCAGGCAGTAGTAGGTCCTTCTGGCAGCAGCCACTGATTTCACTTTAGTGACTTCCCAACACCTGCAGAAACTATCTCAATGTGCCTTCCCAAGACACCAGATCAAACCTGTGGGTTCCTTTCCCTCAGATTTCTGGTTCCCAGGGTCTATGGTGTTCCTCCTTTGAGCtcagaaacaccagtaccaggtGAGCAGCGATTGGTTCTTCGAAGTCTGAGTTTCAGCTGCGTGTGATGGGGCCTTCCCCAGTTTTCTCAGTTTTagtaattctctctctcttttctgcttcctcaggcccaggaGTGGTGGCTGCTTCCTGGTGTTACTATCTGTGGCACTCTAGCCTACCTTAGTGCAGTGGTTTTTAAACTTTTACGTTAGACTCCCTGGAGGGCTTTGAAAGCCCACGGCcagggtttctgattcagtaagccACAATAGGGGCTTGGAGTCTGAGAATTTGCACTTCTTAACAAGTTTCCAGGTAATGCTTATCATGCTGGTATTTTTTACATCTTTTGATTATCACTGCCTCCATGTTTTTGCCTTTCCTGTTCTTCAATGCCTGCTTAACAATTCTTTGTATTAACTTTTCTTTGCTAAAATAATTGCTATAGTTTCTCTCTTTTCACTAGCGCCTAATTTGGTCACAAAAGAAAAACTATGTCACAGTGACATAGttgtaattataatttattaaaccTAATCTCTTTTAGGCGTGATGATTCAAATCAGTAATTATTTATTGAACATATACTTGGCTCATAGTAGGTGCAAGATAGAAAATTACTCATGTTTAAAAAGATGACTTTGGGTATAGCGTTTCATATAATAATAAGTAAGTATTAAAAGCTACTAAGTAGGCTGTCTAGGCCAGAAAGTAGTTAATTAACTTAACTTGAGACACACTTCAAACACATGAATCAAACTTAGATTCCTTTATTAGAAACCAAAACTTAATCATTCCAGTaatcaataagtaaataaaaatattttttcatttaaaaatgccttACTTTTTATTCTACATAATAGCTTACataaggaaaaaatgcaaaaatctaACTTCTATGTGCAATAGTAAGACAAAATGATTTTCAGTGTTTCACTGAAGGGTTTCACTTAAAGTGTTTCACTTTAAGGCAGTGTTTTCCCATATAATAGCAATTTATTTTGAGAACACAGTATCATTGATGTAATGAAAATATGAGACTCAGTGGGGCATCATTGTTAAATGTATGTAAGTTTAAGCCAGAATTATTTTTGagttaatatatacacataatttaataaattacttttgaattgtaatttctaccaaaaaaagaatgagaagagcAAAATGTTGTTGAGATATCTGGAGAGTTCAAACCTAGGTTCCCAACACTTAAACTGACTGACCTTGATCAAACTACTCCAGtttcctgagcttcagttttctaatCCATAAAATGGGATTTATATGAATGCTTTTTGATATTGATAATATACTCATGAATTATACTTGtgaattataatttatttgttaacctttccttattttttgtattttaacttcTGAACTATATTTTCCTTCATTGATGTGCTGTGATCAATTTTATGTTTCTTAGCTTCTCATACTTTTTAACGTGCTCCACGATAATacactatattaaaaaagaaaaacaaaaatcttggtCTTACCTGAGATTAaggatctttcttttctttaggatagaACTCAAAGAGTTCTTGATTTAATTTGTAATTCTTCTGGTCCCTCAACTTTCTCTTCTACTCCAATGTCTAGCATTGCTGGTATCATTTTtggcctctttatttttttatttagcttttttttttcttttttatcacctCTAATTTCTTTTAACCTATGCACTTATTGTACTTGGGGGTTTTCTGCTGTTACTgaagcttttaaaaactttttcagtATATTTGTGGTTTTAGTACAAAGCAAGTACCTTAATCTAAAACAGTTCTTTCTGAAGATTCATTTTAAATTCTTCTACAAACTGTTTGTGGGTTTTTCAGGGGAAGAAGTAGGTGTTGCATTGCTCAGTTAACTCCTCAAGCCCAGGTGGAGGCAGCAGTGTGAGATCCGGGGACCAGCTAGGGGGATGGGGACTAGAAATGGGAGGCCCAGAAAGACTGGCCTGGGGGGGCTGTGGCTGTGGCAGCCTgcttgttcttcttctttttttaatacgaAAAATTTCAAGcacaaaattagagaaaatagtACAATGAACCCCTAAGTACCTATCAACCAGATAAAATAATTACTAAAAATCTGCCACCTTGCTGAAGCATTTCTTAATCTGGGcaatttgaaggagaagaaaaaagtaaagtcacTAGAAAAATGCCTAAAAGTGGCATATCTTCACAAATAAAGTTCTGTGGGAACATCAACGATATTCAGCAAAGAACTGGATAAAGTTTCAAATAACCCTAGGGAAAGAAAACAGGCAACATTCTTAAATCACTGACATTACAGTCAATCTCACTGCAGGGTTTTCtgtatcagtaaatatttgttgaataaatggggAGAATTTATCTTGTGACTGCCAAGCTTTAGAGCAATATCCTGATAGACTTTCTACCTGCTCCACTTCTTGCCAAACAAAAAGATGGACTTATTTTTTCCAAAGTATAATTTAGAATTGTAATCTCAAAGCAATTATAGATTTTTATGGAATTATCAGTATGTTTTGTTGTGGATGTTATTAAGATCCACTTACTCTTTCCGTAATCCTTAATCCAGTCCAAACCTTAATCTAGTCCACATTCTTTACCTGAGGAAAACCCCATCTATAGCTTCAGAAATGACAAGTCTAAGAGTAATCCCCTGCCCTTTATGAGAAGCTGGCCTTGGAAAGGGCATGTAATCTACTTTGGAATGATGACTTTTGAGTGTCTTCTGGGGAAAATTCTTTGAAGCTCTTCTGATACAACTTTGGAAAGTGATTCTTAACACTTTAGGAGAAATAGAAGAACTGTTTCTCCATAGATAGACCTTAAGTAAAGAGAATTTATTATATTTGAATTAGCTTTCTACTGCTGCCATATGAAATTACTacagacttagtgacttaaaatgacacaaatgtgTCACTTTTTTCTAACTTGTTTTGCAGGTTATAAGTCAAAATTGGCAGGCTTGTTTCTTTCTGGAGGCTCAAGTAGAGAATCATTACTTTTTCTAGCTGCTAGAGGGTGTCCATCTTGCTTGTCTCCTAGTCCCCTTCCTCCACCTTCAAATCCAGCAACAATGCAACTCTCAGACCATCCTTCTGTAGTTAACTGTTTCCTCTGACAATAACAGGGGaaggttttctgtttttaaggacCCGTGTGATTTAGTCCACTGAGATAATCCAGGTTCATTTTCCCATCTCAAAGT
This genomic window from Muntiacus reevesi chromosome 16, mMunRee1.1, whole genome shotgun sequence contains:
- the FAM241A gene encoding uncharacterized protein FAM241A, translated to MCSAGQLLGGGGGGGGSGGERDEDRDALAERAAAGTEQESGASPRRRGRRPPEEREQDIEESQNHTGEPVGDDYKRMGTLFGELNKSLVNMGFTRMYFGEQIVEPVIVIFFWVMLWFLGLPALGLVAILCLVIIYVQQ